In Nicotiana tabacum cultivar K326 chromosome 10, ASM71507v2, whole genome shotgun sequence, the DNA window gataatgatgatgataataTTGATATTCGGGAGCGTGCCCCTGTAAGTCGAGGTAAATTCACATCATATGGTAAAAAGGAGGATGATTTTGAAGAGGAATGGGTGGATGATGACGGAGGAGAGGATGGTAATGAGGAAATTGAAGTATCCGAAGATGAAGATGGAGAAATTCAGCCGGGGATTACTAGGTTTATAGATGGTTGTAGAGCATTCAGATTGGCATTCAAGAAGATATTGAAGAAGTCTGCTTCTGATGATATATTGGTGAGCAACTTGCTTTGTCCATAAGTTTTTTGTTCATATGCCTTGTTATAATTTCATGTTTCGGAGGAAAACATAATTGGTGTGCATCATGTTATGCTTCTTTATTTTTCAGGCctcgaaataaaataaaaaattggttTGTTTTTATATTAGTGTTTGGATGTGGTTTTAGAGGAACTAGTTTTTTTTGTGAGTGTTCGGATTTGGTCGAGGGACAAAACAACTACGGtggaaaaaaaaacattttgtttCAAGAGAAAAAGACTTTTTCTACGCCTTTTATAATACAATAGTTCGATTACTAGAAAATAAGTCTAtcagaaatagcctctctactccagAGGAGTAGGGGTAAGCTCTGCTTACACGttgccctccccagaccccacttgtgagattccACTGGTTTGTTGTTGTATTTGATTACTAGAAAATAAGCCGGATGTTGATGAACTCATAGGTTAAAACTTAAAAGCATTTGAAGCTCATACTAACTGAGGATAGGAATTGCTTGGAGAAACTAATGGTAAATAACCTGCAGGGCCCCGTCTTATCAGCACACAAGAAGCTTGTTGCTGAGAAGCTTGCTGAAGAAGAAGTAGAACGAAAGGTTAAGGGGGAAGCAAAAAAGGAGAAACACTTGGTATATATATCTAGTTTCGTTTAATTGTTAAGTTTTTTGAATAACTTAATCTCCCATGTTCAATGTATTAATGGTCGTATTCTTAACTTTGATATCTGTGCGAAAGATAGGAGAAAAGGGACATGTGAAACCTGCAAATTATTTGGACTCCCATGAAAAGTTTCTAATAGGAGTTGCAACAAAGGGAGGTActcaactatatatatatattttggaatttATAATAGAATTGCAAATGCATTAAGAAGCTTTCTATCAGACCTCTAACTAACttggttctttttctttttatggtCATCGTGGGAATATCAGTGGTCAAGTTATTCAATGCTGTAAGTTGCAGTACACATTTCAAAGTTGATACTTCTGTTTTATAAAAAGTTTTATGCTACTTTCAGCTAGCTCAAATATAACTGCTTATGTGATACAGGTTAACAAAGCACAACATGCTCAAAAAGGCCTAAATCGCTCAAGGTCAAAAGATGAGAAAGGTAAGGACAGAATGCCGACGTATTGATGATGTGATTAGTTCTTTAATTTTTGAATGGTTGCTATTGTTCCTCTGTTGGTAATTCTTGTACAATTTACAAAGTAAGAGGAAGGGAAATATTATTTAGAAGATTTGATTTGTCTTTGTGTGCTTTGACCTCTAATCATCCTCTCCATCTTCCTCCATCAGAGAAGTTTAACATTTTCCTTGCTAAGTTGATTAGTTGTATTTTCATTAACCATGTTCGGACAAGGGATAATCCCAAGGCAGTGAATGGCATTTTCTTCTTCCAATCGCAGCATCCTGCATGTTGGACTGGTAATCTGATCTTAGTGCAAAACTTGGAGATTCTGTTGGAAAAATTATTTGGTATTCAGTGTCCGATATCAAATTCCTAATGTCGGTGCTCATGCTGTTCTTGAGTAGGATCTTTCAAATTCTTATTCCCAAGTGAAATAACTTGCATTGCGAGATCATAAGGGGTTGTTCTGTTGCTTTCGCTGAGTTACACTAAGTCCCAGATTCCCTATATAGGTGCTTTCAAAGACGTCTATAAATGTCTTGGGTCACTCCACCTATTACGTTAAGGTTTAGGTTGGATATATTCTTTCACCGGGTATCGGAACTGATTTTCGACAAGCCCAGTCTCACACTCATAAGTCCACGTGTGAATCCTTTAATCAGATTACACGTGTCGGACTGTGTT includes these proteins:
- the LOC107784302 gene encoding uncharacterized protein LOC107784302 → MAEELQSVREAGKMLVRKRKNMGHNKKGGKAKKKQKGVPFNERRAKVDKKMKKLFEKRARDYNSDNEDDNDNDDDNIDIRERAPVSRGKFTSYGKKEDDFEEEWVDDDGGEDGNEEIEVSEDEDGEIQPGITRFIDGCRAFRLAFKKILKKSASDDILGPVLSAHKKLVAEKLAEEEVERKVKGEAKKEKHLIGEKGHVKPANYLDSHEKFLIGVATKGVVKLFNAVNKAQHAQKGLNRSRSKDEKVIKKRRREVFFSELGKTPSQTVAAGSKAGASNDEGPSWAPLRDSYMLTNPKLKDWDKNADTTVADDLRVPADADSSDDE